The Polyodon spathula isolate WHYD16114869_AA chromosome 23, ASM1765450v1, whole genome shotgun sequence genome has a window encoding:
- the LOC121298401 gene encoding ubiquitin-activating enzyme E1 Y-like yields the protein MVVSKVADNKGERDHLFLFINGLSHGMCVDRCCVRYQKPLLESGTQGTKGHTQVKVPFSTESYGQDQGGTQNAFSICTLKNFPHPAGPGRKWDPAAWARDEFEGFFKQTAEHVNQYQQDPQFVESTLKLRGAESLDILQGVYNSLGAPRP from the exons ATGGTAGTGTCAAAGGTGGCTGATAATAAGGGGGAGAGGGATCACCTTTTCCTTTTCATCAACGGGCTCTCGCATG GAATGTGCGTTGACAGGTGCTGTGTTCGCTACCAGAAGCCCCTGCTGGAGTCGGGCACTCAGGGCACCAAGGGGCACACACAGGTCAAAGTGCCCTTCTCGACTGAGTCTTACGGACAGGACCAGGGAGGAACACAGAATGCCTTCTCCATATGCACACTGAAGAACTTCCCACACCCTGCAG GGCCAGGCAGGAAATGGGACCCAGCTGCT TGGGCCAGAGACGAGTTTGAAGGGTTTTTCAAACAGACGGCTGAACATGTGAACCAGTACCAGCA GGACCCCCAGTTTGTGGAGTCGACGTTGAAGCTGAGGGGGGCAGAGTCCCTGGATATCCTGCAGGGAGTGTACAACAGCCTCGGAGCACCACGGCCGTGA